The Vitis vinifera cultivar Pinot Noir 40024 chromosome 16, ASM3070453v1 DNA segment GTTAGTTAAAGTGGGGAAGTATTCATTTATTGCACACGATCTGGTTTTTGTTTAGatttttcccttgtttttccCCCATGTGATTATCCAGGATATGGCATTTTAGTACAAGAAAAGCTTGTGCTCAATCTCATGGAACTTGTAGCTTCTTTATTTGCTTTGTTGCCATGTTCACGCCTTCCCTAAGTATCATAGGTGATGCTTCATGTTTGGATGAATCGTTTATTAACAAATCAAAATCTGGTTGTTAAAGCTCAACTAAGAGTTGGAAAATTCTAAGTTATCTCCAAACATAAATGTGATCAGGTACAAAATAATCTACTTACACACTAAGTACAAGGCAATAGGATCTTGCTAGTTCCTCTGGTACCACTTTATTGTACCTTTTTAGTATTGTAGCCAGACCTAGACACTCCCTATATGACATCAAGTGgtagattttttatattagaatgACCCTGAATGATTATTGTCAAACCACTTATGATTTTAAGGGCTTTTTATGCAACATCTCTTAGTCTTGCCTCTGTTGGCATGGTCTGTAACAATAGATTGATGAATTCATCCAATAAGAATTAGCTCTCCCTGTAAAAAGAGAGACGATTCCCTTCTACCTTCCAAGTCGATTACCTTGTAATTTAACTAAATAAGGGTAGAAGAAAGTAGGAATTTCTCCACTATTGGGCCTGtgatatttattataaatctaTCTTTGAAACAAGTGAATCAAATTTGATGTCCTCTCCTTCTTAGACTGGTAAGAACACCTCATGTTTGTTGCACAAAGACACAGAGGGTGGGCCCAAACTTGAGGGATATTTGGTGAGATGCGGTTATGTAGTAGAAGAGGGGGTGTGTGGGGGGTGTGTGGCTGTGGCACATTCGAAATCTGGGGAAATGAATCCAAAAGAGATGAAAAGAGAGACACTTGGCAAATGGCAGCCTCTCCACCACTCAATTCCTCATTCCCACCCTCCTAATATCTCCCCCAGCCAATCCTATCTCTCCATCCTATATCCCTTCCTCTCTTCTCCCTCAAATTCACTCCTCTCAAGTCTCGACCATATTAAGAAACACAATGCCCATATCAAAACTCAGTAATAATATTcgcaaaaataaaagaaaatccatCACTTGTTAGTTCCAACTTCCCTCCTACCTCCAGTCCACCCATTactatttcatcatttttgtcGTTCACCGCCTTGTTCTCATCGCCTCTCCCCCTCATTTCCATTTGGGTTCTTCAGGTACGCCCAATTCTCAATTCCATCCCCAAACTGACaaagtttttccatttttcagtTTCTTAGATTTGATGTGAAATTGGGTTAGATTTCTTAGAGGAAGAACACCCGGATTGGGAATTTACATACAGATCGTGAGAATTGATTATATGGGATTGGAGTTTATTGGGAATTTGTGATGGTGTTGCAGAGCCACATGATGGGTACAGCTGCAGTCATAGGGCTGAGTGCTGGGAACAGGCTCTTGGCCTCCTCCCACCACTACTCTGATGTTGCAGAGAAGCTCTCCTCCTATGTGAATGATGTTGGGTTCCCCCACCACCCATCTCCCCCACCCAAGAATCTCATATCAGCCAAGAAGCCCTCAAATTATACCCCATCTTCCAATCGCAGCATTCAATCCATGAAAGCCCTCAAGGAACATGTGGAATCAGCCTCTGCTCCTTCTACAGCAGACCCAGatctctcctcctcctcctcagAGGTTGAGGATGAGGAGTACTTGGTGGAGGCCTTCCTCTTGTTGCAGAAGTCCATGCTTGAAAAGCAGTGGAATCTTTCATTTGTTGGAACAGTAGTAgggaaggaggaggaggaggaggaggaggaggaagaggaggaggatATGGGGAAGAAAGCAAGGCAGAAGAGGAGGGAAGTCACATGTTCTGGGACATCGGCCAGGCAGAGGAGGATTAGTGGTAGGAAAAGGGTAATGAATGAGAAGAGTAAGAGCAGGGTGAGGGCAGCGTTGGGGGTTGAGAATCGATTGAAGGGGTATGTGAAGGGGGTGGTGAGTGAAGAACTGCTCACCCATGCTCAAGTAGTTCTCCTCTCCAACAAAATCAAAGCTGGTCTTTTATTAGAGGATCATAAGTCCAGGTATTTCACCTTTCGtttcctttctcttcttttctaacGTTATGTTTGAGAAAACGAAACAAATGCTGCCTATTGAGGAAATTATTTTCCCATAGGCTGGAATGTCTggtctttttaaaatttgagagaaaatagaaaaactgtgaaaaagtaaaaatataaatttaaaattaataaattattattcattttatttttaaattttgatttgaaaatatataaaattttaattttttttttttcatatgaaaaaatcattttcctttttagcttcattaaaccaaacataatacaagaaaatgaagaaaattggaTGAAATACATTCTTTAACAATTCGctcaaattttatataaaaaagaaaaaaagaaaaaaaatttatttcctttgtaTATTTATTTCCCACGAAAACCAAACATGGTCTTAGCATGGGAATGGTGGTGTTAATGATGGTAATTTGGGTGGTGTAGACTGAAGGAAAGAATAGGAAGCGAGCCAACAGATGAACAAGTGGCGGCATCGTTGAGGATGTCGAGGGCGGAGTTGCAGTCCAAACTGATAGAGTGCAGTTTGGCGAGAGAGAAACTAGCCATGAGCAATGTTCGTTTGGTCATGTCTATTGCTCAAAGATATGATAACATGGGTGCTGAAATGGCCGACCTTGTTCAGGTACTCTTACCTTCTCCTCCATTTCCCCCATTTGGATCATTCTCTGGGAATCCTTGTTTCTCATTCccctcttttctcttttatagGGTGGCTTGATCGGACTCCTTCGTGGCATTGAGAAGTTTGATTCTTCCAAGGGCTTCAAAATTTCCACTTATGTCTACTGGTGGATACGCCAGGTAATCAACACGCAATACTCAAAAACCCTCATATCTTCTCTCTTCCATTACTCCAAGCTTCaagtttctttttctcctcttgTTTTCAGGGTGTCTCCAGAGCATTAGTTGAGAATTCAAGAACCCTCAGATTGCCTTCTCATCTCCATGAAAGACTCAGTTTAATCCGCAATGCCAAGATTAGACTCGAAGAGAAAGGAATCACTCCATCCATCGATGTAAGTACAGTTACCAAGATGATGatgcttctttttttctttacatttctaGATTACTTCTCCAGTTTCTACTCACTTTTTCCCTTCCTACTTTCAGAGAATCGCCGAATGCTTGAACATGTCCCAGAAGAAAGTTAGGAACGCAACTGAGGTACCCAACATAACATTTCAATCCTGCATCGTTCCGTCTATTATTCATACCCCTTTCCCCATTCTTTTTTCTGTCCATGCTCACCGTCAAATCTCATGTTGTATGCAGGCCATCAGTAAGGTGTTCTCACTTGATCGAGAAGCATTCCCCTCTTTGAATGGTCTTCCTGGAGAAACCCTTCACAGTGTAAGTATTACTGCAGATTTTGAAATCACCATTGCATTACTTTGAGCTACTGGTTTGTATTGACTGCTtttccatcttcatcttctcaGTATATTGCAGATGTTCGCCTTGAGAACAACCCCTGGCATGGTGTAGACGAGTGGGCACTCAAGGTACTACTAGCAATAACAGAATGAAAGGATAAGTTAGAAATGCAATGAcgtataaatatgaaaattcccATGATTATATCCAGGGGAGAATTTACTTGCACTTCTCACCTTTTAAGATAAGATTATAGCTTCCATTTAGCTTTACACATGGATGCAACAACTTCTAAAGCTGTATTTACATTCTGAACTATATGCTTTCAGGATGAAGTAAACAAGCTGATTAACACGACGCTTGGGGAGCGGGAGAGAGATATTATACGTCTTTACTATGGTCTGGATAATGAATGCCTCACATGGGAGGACATCAGTAAACGGTTAGTATCATTTGCTAAACTAGAAACTGGATTCAAACTTGGTCTATAAATATCAAGTCAAACTCTAGGTCTGTTTATCAACTAGTTAAATCTGCACTTACCTGTTTGGTGCACAGAAAAGCTACTTTCTTCTTTCTGAATCCAGCTCTTTTGACAATGGTATGTGTCAACTCTTCAGCATAGGGTTATCAAGAGAGAGGGTACGGCAAGTTGGACTTGTTGCATTGGAGAAACTAAAAAACGCAGCACGGAAGGGCAGGATGGAGGCCATGCTGGTGAAATATTGATTTTGTATGGTTTCATGGTAGACATCATAAAATGTTA contains these protein-coding regions:
- the LOC100256191 gene encoding RNA polymerase sigma factor sigA isoform X1, whose translation is MVLQSHMMGTAAVIGLSAGNRLLASSHHYSDVAEKLSSYVNDVGFPHHPSPPPKNLISAKKPSNYTPSSNRSIQSMKALKEHVESASAPSTADPDLSSSSSEVEDEEYLVEAFLLLQKSMLEKQWNLSFVGTVVGKEEEEEEEEEEEEDMGKKARQKRREVTCSGTSARQRRISGRKRVMNEKSKSRVRAALGVENRLKGYVKGVVSEELLTHAQVVLLSNKIKAGLLLEDHKSRLKERIGSEPTDEQVAASLRMSRAELQSKLIECSLAREKLAMSNVRLVMSIAQRYDNMGAEMADLVQGGLIGLLRGIEKFDSSKGFKISTYVYWWIRQGVSRALVENSRTLRLPSHLHERLSLIRNAKIRLEEKGITPSIDRIAECLNMSQKKVRNATEAISKVFSLDREAFPSLNGLPGETLHSYIADVRLENNPWHGVDEWALKDEVNKLINTTLGERERDIIRLYYGLDNECLTWEDISKRIGLSRERVRQVGLVALEKLKNAARKGRMEAMLVKY
- the LOC100256191 gene encoding RNA polymerase sigma factor sigA isoform X2 encodes the protein MMGTAAVIGLSAGNRLLASSHHYSDVAEKLSSYVNDVGFPHHPSPPPKNLISAKKPSNYTPSSNRSIQSMKALKEHVESASAPSTADPDLSSSSSEVEDEEYLVEAFLLLQKSMLEKQWNLSFVGTVVGKEEEEEEEEEEEEDMGKKARQKRREVTCSGTSARQRRISGRKRVMNEKSKSRVRAALGVENRLKGYVKGVVSEELLTHAQVVLLSNKIKAGLLLEDHKSRLKERIGSEPTDEQVAASLRMSRAELQSKLIECSLAREKLAMSNVRLVMSIAQRYDNMGAEMADLVQGGLIGLLRGIEKFDSSKGFKISTYVYWWIRQGVSRALVENSRTLRLPSHLHERLSLIRNAKIRLEEKGITPSIDRIAECLNMSQKKVRNATEAISKVFSLDREAFPSLNGLPGETLHSYIADVRLENNPWHGVDEWALKDEVNKLINTTLGERERDIIRLYYGLDNECLTWEDISKRIGLSRERVRQVGLVALEKLKNAARKGRMEAMLVKY